In Hoeflea ulvae, one genomic interval encodes:
- a CDS encoding NAD-dependent epimerase/dehydratase family protein encodes MRIVLTGSSGRVGRAIFAALSEQHEIVGIDRSPFSTTHIVGDLANEALLSSAFEGADAVIHSAALHAPHVGTLPDEEFQRINVEGTCLVGQAMLAVGVKRLIFTSTTALYGHAVAAGHCTWIDESTPPLPKSIYHRTKIEAERCLEDMAGPDLTVRVLRMSRSFPEPGNVMAAYRLHRGVDIRDVADAHLAALTNGGAQAFQRYIVSAATPFVRQDCEVLARDAASVIKERAPDLAAAFERRGWALPSSIDRVYDSAQAELELGWRPRFGFNEVLEQMDRRSLEVLPAGARISKKAE; translated from the coding sequence ATGCGCATTGTGTTGACAGGAAGTTCTGGGCGGGTTGGCCGCGCCATTTTCGCTGCCCTGTCGGAGCAGCACGAGATTGTCGGCATCGACCGCTCTCCCTTCTCGACCACTCATATCGTCGGGGATCTCGCCAACGAGGCGTTGTTGAGTTCGGCTTTCGAGGGAGCGGATGCTGTCATTCATTCAGCGGCACTGCACGCGCCTCATGTCGGCACGCTTCCTGATGAGGAGTTTCAGCGTATCAATGTGGAGGGAACCTGCCTCGTCGGACAGGCGATGTTGGCTGTCGGCGTGAAGCGGCTGATCTTCACCAGTACGACAGCCTTGTATGGCCATGCCGTCGCTGCAGGCCATTGCACGTGGATCGATGAAAGCACGCCGCCGCTTCCGAAGAGCATCTATCACCGGACGAAAATCGAAGCCGAGCGATGCCTGGAGGACATGGCCGGCCCGGACCTGACCGTGAGGGTCTTGCGCATGTCGCGGAGCTTTCCTGAGCCTGGCAATGTCATGGCAGCCTACAGGCTGCATCGCGGTGTCGACATTCGCGATGTAGCGGATGCGCACCTCGCTGCCCTCACAAATGGCGGAGCGCAGGCCTTCCAGCGCTATATCGTTTCCGCCGCCACGCCTTTCGTGCGGCAGGATTGCGAAGTTTTGGCAAGGGATGCGGCATCCGTGATCAAGGAGCGGGCGCCCGACCTTGCCGCCGCATTCGAGCGGAGGGGTTGGGCGCTCCCAAGTTCAATTGATCGCGTCTATGATTCCGCTCAGGCAGAGCTTGAGCTTGGTTGGCGCCCCCGTTTTGGCTTCAACGAGGTGTTGGAGCAAATGGATCGGCGCAGTCTGGAAGTCCTGCCGGCCGGCGCGCGGATCAGCAAGAAGGCGGAATAG
- the putA gene encoding bifunctional proline dehydrogenase/L-glutamate gamma-semialdehyde dehydrogenase PutA — translation MAATHTSNLPAFHAPHAADDDRLIHQFSQTLSFSGAQDRAIDARATKLIQAIRSDSGQMGGVEDFLREYGLSTREGLALMVLAEALLRVPDALTQDRLIEDKLKEGGWSEHESHGDTWFVAASAWALGLSARVIKPGETPEGVMRGLVKRMGMPSVRTATRQAMRFLGHHFVLGENIQDALGRAAKNETRGYRHSYDMLGEGARTRADAKRYFKSYADAIAAIGKAANKTSSGRKLPDRPGISVKLSALHPRYIATHREQVLEELVPDLIALAQMAKAHDLNFTVDAEEVDRLELSLDVIDRAFADPSLAGWDGFGLAIQAYQKRAPQVIDHIAGLCRKHGRRMMVRLVKGAYWDTEIKRAQERGLEGYAVFTRKAATDLSYLACSRQLLDLRDVIYPQFATHNALTVATIIEMAEDRSGFEFQRLHGMGEVVYDCLSKSNDRVPCRIYAPVGGYRDLLAYLVRRLLENGANSSFVAVAGDKKIPITSLLERPDAKLGLARGQSARNSQIPLPLAIYPDRVNSRGVEFGDRFQLASLVEGMQRSGATVEAGPLAPGLKGGAAQEIRSPSDASKIVGTVRFTDPQDVDKAVGIAAQGFRTWSRTDAGVRAAALDRAADLLEERRDRFMALLAAEAGKTLDDGIAEIREAVDFLRYYADRSREMFATLQPMPGPTGEENRLGWRGRGVFVCISPWNFPLAIFLGQVTAGLAAGNAVIAKPAEQTPLVAHEAIALLHEAGVPGDALLCLPGAGDVGAALTSHPKIGGVAFTGSTETARAINRTLAAKDGPIVPFIAETGGLNAMIVDATALAEQVADDVVMSAFRSAGQRCSALRLLFVQEDVADQMLEMIEGAARELKLGDPSKPSTDIGPVIDEAQRDMLAAHIATISKTQKLTYAGEVPNEGLFFAPHIVELKDAGALDREIFGPVLHVVRYKAKKLDAVLDAIDATGFGLTLGVQSRIESTVRKVIDRLDTGNVYVNRNIIGAVVGTQPFGGSGLSGTGFKAGGPHYLMRFAVEQVVSVNTAAAGGNAGLIAMADG, via the coding sequence ATGGCCGCCACACACACGTCAAACCTGCCTGCCTTTCACGCGCCGCATGCGGCTGATGATGACCGGCTGATCCACCAGTTCAGCCAGACCCTTTCCTTCAGCGGTGCGCAGGACCGGGCCATTGATGCCCGCGCCACCAAACTGATCCAGGCGATCCGTTCAGACTCCGGCCAGATGGGCGGTGTCGAGGATTTCCTGCGCGAATACGGTCTTTCAACGCGCGAGGGCCTGGCCCTGATGGTTCTGGCCGAAGCGCTGCTCCGGGTGCCCGATGCGCTGACCCAGGACCGTCTGATCGAGGACAAGCTCAAGGAGGGCGGCTGGAGCGAGCATGAATCCCACGGCGACACCTGGTTTGTCGCAGCCTCAGCCTGGGCGCTGGGCCTGTCGGCCCGGGTGATCAAGCCCGGCGAAACACCCGAAGGTGTGATGCGCGGACTGGTCAAGCGCATGGGCATGCCCTCGGTGCGCACCGCAACACGCCAGGCGATGCGGTTTCTCGGGCATCATTTCGTGCTGGGCGAAAACATCCAGGACGCGCTGGGCCGCGCTGCCAAGAACGAGACGCGCGGGTATCGCCATTCCTATGACATGCTCGGCGAGGGCGCCCGCACCCGCGCCGATGCCAAGCGCTATTTCAAGTCCTATGCCGATGCGATTGCCGCCATCGGCAAGGCTGCCAACAAGACCTCGTCCGGCCGCAAGCTGCCCGATCGGCCCGGCATCTCGGTCAAGCTCTCGGCGCTGCATCCGCGCTACATCGCCACCCACCGCGAGCAGGTGCTCGAGGAACTGGTGCCGGACCTGATCGCACTGGCGCAGATGGCCAAGGCGCATGATCTCAATTTCACCGTCGACGCCGAAGAAGTCGACCGGCTGGAACTGTCGCTCGACGTGATCGACCGGGCCTTCGCCGATCCGTCGCTCGCCGGCTGGGACGGTTTCGGTCTCGCCATCCAGGCCTATCAGAAGCGCGCGCCGCAGGTGATCGACCACATTGCCGGCCTGTGCCGCAAACATGGCCGCCGGATGATGGTGCGGCTGGTCAAGGGCGCCTATTGGGACACCGAGATCAAGCGCGCCCAGGAACGCGGGCTGGAAGGCTATGCGGTGTTTACCCGCAAGGCCGCGACCGACCTGTCCTATCTCGCCTGTTCGCGGCAATTGCTCGACCTGCGCGATGTCATCTACCCGCAATTTGCCACGCACAATGCGCTTACGGTCGCCACCATCATCGAGATGGCCGAAGACCGCAGCGGCTTCGAGTTCCAGCGCCTGCACGGCATGGGCGAAGTGGTCTATGACTGCCTTAGCAAGAGCAATGACCGCGTGCCGTGCCGCATCTATGCGCCGGTCGGCGGCTATCGCGATCTTCTCGCCTATCTGGTGCGCAGGCTGCTGGAAAACGGCGCCAACTCGTCCTTCGTGGCGGTGGCCGGCGACAAGAAGATCCCGATCACCTCGCTGCTGGAGCGCCCGGACGCCAAGCTCGGCCTGGCCCGGGGGCAATCGGCGCGCAACAGCCAGATTCCGCTGCCACTGGCGATCTATCCCGACCGGGTCAACTCGCGCGGTGTCGAATTCGGCGACCGGTTTCAGCTGGCCTCGCTGGTCGAAGGCATGCAGCGTTCCGGCGCCACTGTCGAGGCGGGACCTCTCGCGCCCGGTCTGAAAGGCGGCGCGGCGCAGGAGATCAGATCCCCGTCCGACGCGTCAAAGATTGTCGGCACCGTGCGGTTCACCGATCCCCAAGATGTCGACAAGGCCGTGGGCATCGCCGCCCAGGGTTTCAGGACCTGGTCGCGGACCGATGCCGGTGTTCGCGCGGCCGCGCTTGACCGGGCGGCTGATCTTCTCGAGGAGCGCCGCGACCGGTTCATGGCGCTGCTGGCGGCGGAAGCCGGCAAGACGCTTGATGACGGCATCGCCGAAATCCGCGAGGCGGTGGATTTCCTGCGCTATTACGCCGATCGTTCGCGCGAGATGTTTGCCACATTGCAGCCGATGCCCGGACCGACGGGCGAGGAAAACCGGCTGGGCTGGCGCGGGCGCGGCGTGTTCGTCTGCATTTCGCCGTGGAATTTCCCGCTGGCGATTTTCCTGGGCCAGGTGACCGCCGGTCTGGCTGCCGGCAATGCGGTGATCGCCAAGCCTGCCGAACAGACACCGCTGGTCGCTCATGAGGCGATTGCACTGCTGCATGAGGCGGGGGTGCCCGGGGATGCGCTGTTGTGCCTGCCGGGTGCCGGCGATGTCGGCGCTGCGCTGACCTCGCATCCGAAAATCGGCGGCGTGGCCTTCACCGGCTCGACCGAGACCGCGCGCGCCATCAACCGGACGCTTGCCGCCAAGGACGGCCCGATCGTGCCGTTCATCGCCGAGACCGGCGGGCTCAATGCGATGATCGTCGACGCCACGGCGTTGGCCGAACAGGTGGCTGATGACGTGGTGATGTCGGCGTTCCGCTCGGCCGGACAGCGCTGCTCGGCACTGAGACTTTTGTTCGTGCAGGAAGACGTGGCCGATCAGATGCTCGAGATGATCGAGGGTGCCGCGCGCGAACTCAAGCTCGGCGATCCGTCAAAGCCCTCGACCGATATCGGTCCGGTCATCGACGAAGCCCAGCGCGACATGCTGGCAGCCCATATCGCCACCATCTCCAAGACCCAGAAACTGACCTATGCCGGGGAGGTGCCGAATGAGGGATTGTTCTTCGCCCCGCATATCGTCGAACTGAAAGATGCCGGCGCGCTCGACCGGGAGATCTTCGGACCGGTGCTGCATGTGGTGCGCTACAAGGCCAAGAAGCTCGACGCTGTGCTCGACGCCATCGACGCCACCGGTTTTGGCCTGACGCTGGGCGTGCAAAGCCGCATTGAATCGACCGTGCGCAAGGTGATCGACCGTCTCGACACCGGCAATGTCTATGTCAATCGCAACATCATCGGCGCCGTGGTCGGCACCCAGCCATTCGGCGGCTCGGGCCTGTCGGGCACCGGTTTCAAGGCCGGCGGTCCGCATTACCTGATGCGCTTTGCGGTCGAGCAAGTGGTGTCGGTCAACACCGCGGCAGCCGGTGGCAATGCCGGGCTGATCGCGATGGCGGACGGATAA
- a CDS encoding Lrp/AsnC ligand binding domain-containing protein, protein MREIDRIDRKILRAMQDDGRLTNLELADKVSLSPTATAERLKRLSRDGFIKGYAARLSPQKLDRGMLVFVEVKLDRTTPDVFDAFAQAVRTSDDVMECHMVAGGFDYLVKARVKGMEAYRTFLSDVILSLPGVRETHTYPVMEEVKNTDKIPV, encoded by the coding sequence ATGAGGGAAATTGACCGCATAGATCGGAAGATCCTTCGCGCCATGCAGGATGACGGGCGGCTGACCAATCTGGAGCTGGCCGACAAGGTCAGCCTGTCGCCGACCGCCACTGCCGAACGGCTCAAGCGGCTCAGCCGCGATGGCTTCATCAAGGGCTATGCCGCGCGGCTGTCCCCACAAAAACTCGACCGCGGCATGCTCGTCTTCGTCGAGGTCAAGCTCGACCGCACCACGCCGGATGTGTTCGACGCCTTCGCCCAGGCCGTTCGCACATCCGACGATGTCATGGAGTGCCACATGGTGGCGGGCGGTTTTGACTATCTGGTCAAGGCACGCGTCAAGGGCATGGAAGCATACCGGACATTTCTCTCCGATGTAATTCTGTCCCTGCCAGGTGTCCGCGAAACACACACCTATCCGGTCATGGAAGAAGTCAAGAACACTGATAAAATTCCGGTCTGA
- a CDS encoding PAS domain-containing protein: MIRYEFTDAEHPTQDMDHIRLSDREIVGLISCQHTIGYWRADLETGHVFWSDDIYTIFGMPFSKGPIDLPQANAVVHPDDLPYMLELFERLAVEKTGFHYLLRIKNDQGGYKFIRTVGRFRIADDGREELYGLVEEIFDHIRTIGIMTRPAAN, from the coding sequence GTGATCAGATACGAATTCACAGACGCTGAGCATCCCACGCAGGATATGGATCACATCCGGCTCAGTGACCGGGAAATCGTCGGCCTGATATCGTGCCAGCACACGATCGGATACTGGCGCGCGGACCTGGAGACAGGCCATGTGTTCTGGTCAGACGACATCTACACGATTTTCGGCATGCCCTTTTCCAAGGGGCCGATCGACCTGCCCCAGGCCAATGCGGTGGTCCATCCCGACGACCTGCCCTACATGCTGGAACTGTTCGAACGCCTGGCGGTGGAAAAAACCGGCTTTCACTATCTCCTGCGGATCAAGAACGACCAGGGCGGTTACAAATTCATCCGCACGGTCGGCCGTTTCCGCATCGCCGATGATGGCCGCGAAGAGCTGTACGGCCTTGTCGAGGAAATCTTCGACCACATCCGGACGATCGGTATCATGACCAGGCCGGCCGCGAATTAG
- a CDS encoding DUF2333 family protein, with product MFDPVIEFFERIFNALGRGIGVVISFLLWPFVALAGWYRRRGFLLKAIVGGILVVFVGLYGYFFWQTQVWSGFDPDYPAKREIMAVTPGAQQADGTCAPSAMVSVTSDLIDFNVNENAWISSMILYKAGLFGVDWDHTPFFDNKAAFQRGVNQAIRRTTVEFVDTLGRVRGTSQVDGDLQDARGAMQFDEYTWYLSWPFLPKTPTPSFYRSAIADLAAFNTRLENCSAIYDARTDNLVQFLDRIASDVGSTSAILRDRSENYNGGWFDTRADDRFWFSYGQLYGYYGILKATREDFRDVVAQRNLGQLWDDMDEQLSAALKIQPFIISNGNESGWIMPTHLATMGFYVLRFRSNLVEIRGILDR from the coding sequence ATGTTTGATCCGGTGATTGAATTCTTCGAACGGATTTTCAATGCTCTCGGCCGCGGTATCGGCGTCGTGATCTCGTTCCTGCTGTGGCCCTTCGTCGCCCTGGCCGGCTGGTACCGGCGGCGGGGTTTCCTGCTCAAGGCCATTGTCGGCGGCATCCTTGTCGTCTTTGTCGGGCTCTACGGCTATTTTTTCTGGCAGACCCAGGTCTGGTCGGGATTCGATCCCGACTATCCCGCCAAGCGCGAGATCATGGCGGTCACGCCGGGCGCCCAGCAGGCTGACGGAACCTGCGCGCCATCGGCGATGGTTTCGGTAACATCGGACCTGATCGATTTCAACGTCAACGAGAATGCCTGGATCTCGTCGATGATTCTCTACAAGGCCGGCCTGTTCGGCGTCGACTGGGACCACACGCCCTTCTTCGACAACAAGGCCGCGTTTCAGCGCGGCGTGAACCAGGCGATCCGCCGCACCACGGTCGAGTTTGTCGACACGCTCGGGCGCGTGCGCGGCACCAGCCAGGTTGATGGCGATCTGCAGGATGCGCGCGGCGCCATGCAGTTTGACGAATATACCTGGTATCTGAGCTGGCCGTTCCTGCCCAAGACACCGACGCCGTCATTTTACCGTTCGGCGATTGCCGATCTGGCCGCCTTCAACACCCGGCTGGAAAATTGCAGTGCGATCTATGACGCGCGCACCGACAACCTCGTGCAGTTTCTCGATCGCATCGCCTCTGATGTCGGCTCGACATCGGCCATCCTTCGCGACCGGTCGGAGAACTACAATGGCGGCTGGTTCGACACCCGCGCCGATGACCGGTTCTGGTTTTCCTATGGCCAGCTCTATGGCTATTACGGGATCCTGAAAGCCACCCGCGAGGATTTCCGCGACGTGGTTGCACAGCGCAATCTGGGCCAGCTCTGGGATGACATGGACGAGCAATTGTCCGCGGCGCTGAAGATCCAGCCCTTCATCATATCCAACGGCAATGAAAGTGGCTGGATCATGCCGACGCATCTGGCGACCATGGGCTTTTACGTGCTCCGGTTCCGGTCGAACCTGGTCGAGATCCGCGGCATCCTGGACCGCTGA
- a CDS encoding helix-turn-helix transcriptional regulator, which produces MNDGLLSMKGHDALFRSLSTVKTEIELAGFLRTLAARFNYRGFLILDIPSAVEDQLIPRIVLSDLPAGFMETYDSIGLLKNSPTFATLRRSTAPVNWCAETAGVDRPLNEVDIALQLFVRHKMNVGVYFPVHGATGDRAAIGFLGDRSELNHLEMGELGIFVMHAYDVFSNLKSKTLSVNNVLTAREVEVLHWAAHGKTSAEIAAIISLSDHTVNAYMNSAMRKLDCVNRTQLVAKALRLRLIS; this is translated from the coding sequence TTGAATGACGGCTTGCTATCGATGAAGGGGCATGATGCGCTTTTCCGCAGTCTGAGTACGGTCAAGACCGAAATCGAACTTGCAGGATTTTTGCGTACGCTGGCAGCCAGATTCAACTACAGGGGCTTTTTGATTCTCGACATTCCGTCCGCGGTCGAGGATCAGCTGATACCTAGGATCGTGCTGTCGGACCTTCCGGCCGGCTTCATGGAAACCTATGATTCCATCGGCCTTTTGAAGAATTCCCCGACATTTGCCACTCTACGCCGGTCAACCGCACCGGTGAACTGGTGCGCGGAAACCGCAGGCGTCGACAGGCCCTTGAACGAGGTCGACATCGCACTGCAGCTTTTCGTCCGCCACAAGATGAATGTCGGCGTCTATTTCCCGGTGCATGGCGCCACCGGAGACCGCGCCGCCATCGGTTTTCTCGGCGACCGCTCCGAATTGAACCATCTGGAAATGGGCGAACTGGGCATCTTCGTCATGCACGCCTATGACGTGTTCTCCAATCTCAAGAGCAAGACACTCAGCGTCAACAATGTGCTCACGGCACGCGAGGTCGAAGTGCTGCATTGGGCCGCCCACGGCAAGACCTCGGCCGAGATCGCGGCGATCATCTCGCTGTCCGATCACACCGTCAACGCCTATATGAACTCCGCCATGCGCAAGCTCGATTGCGTCAACCGAACGCAACTCGTCGCCAAGGCGCTGCGCCTGCGCCTCATCAGCTAG